The following coding sequences lie in one Candoia aspera isolate rCanAsp1 chromosome 11, rCanAsp1.hap2, whole genome shotgun sequence genomic window:
- the CDK10 gene encoding cyclin-dependent kinase 10 isoform X1 — protein sequence MAEQEPDPLRLKRLHGGFFAVPAAHRLGRCRSVKEFEKLNRIGEGTYGIVYRARDTQTDEIVALKKVRMDKEKDGIPISSLREITLLLRLQHPNIVELKEVVVGSHLESIFLVMGYCEQDLASLLENMQAPFSEAQVKCIVLQVLHGLQYLHNNFIIHRDLKVSNLLMTDKGCVKTADFGLARAYRVPLKPMTPKVVTLWYRAPELLLGTTTQTTAIDMWAVGCILAELLAHKPLLPGSSEIQQVDLIVQLLGTPNETIWPGFSKLPLVSQYSLRKQPYNNLKHKFAWLSEAGLRLLNLLFMYDPKKRATAGDCLESSYFKEKPWPCEPELMPTFPHHRNKRAAPGTAAECPGKRSRP from the exons ATGGCGGAGCAAGAGCCGGACCCCCTGCGCCTGAAGCGGCTGCACGGCGGCTTCTTCGCGGTGCCCGCCGCGCACCGG CTGGGAAGGTGCCGGAGCGTCAAGGAGTTCGAGAAGCTCAACCGGATCGGAGAAGGGACCTACGGCATCGTGT ATCGTGCCCGAGACACGCAGACGGATGAGATTGTGGCTCTGAAGAAGGTGCGGATGGACAAAGAGAAAGACG GAATTCCCATCAGCAGCCTGCGAGAAATCACCCTGCTGCTGAGGCTTCAGCACCCCAACATCGTGGAgctgaaggaggtggtggtgggcaGCCACCTGGAGAG CATCTTCTTGGTGATGGGTTACTGTGAGCAGGACCTGGCCAGCCTCCTGGAGAACATGCAGGCTCCCTTCTCTGAAGCTCAG GTGAAGTGCATCGTTCTCCAGGTTCTCCATGGTCTTCAGTACCTGCACAACAACTTCATCATTCACAG GGACCTCAAGGTGTCCAATCTGCTCATGACCGACAAAGGTTGTGTGAAGACAG CGGATTTTGGGCTGGCTCGGGCCTACAGGGTTCCCCTGAAGCCCATGACCCCGAAAGTGGTGACGCTGTG GTACCGGGCCCCTGAGCTGCTCCTAGGCACCACCACGCAGACCACAGCCATAGACATGTG GGCAGTGGGCTGCATCTTGGCGGAATTGCTGGCCCATAAGCCTCTGCTGCCTGGGAGCTCTGAGATACAGCAGGTAGACTTGATCGTGCAGTTGCTGGGCACCCCTAATGAGACCATCTGGCCC GGCTTCTCCAAGCTGCCCCTCGTGAGCCAGTATTCTCTCCGtaagcagccctacaacaacctGAAGCACAAGTTTGCGTGGCTGTCCGAGGCTGGGCTTCGCCTCCTCAACTTGCTCTTCATGTACGATCCAAAGAAAAG AGCAACGGCCGGGGACTGCTTGGAAAGCTCTTACTTCAAGGAGAAGCCATGGC cctgTGAGCCAGAGCTCATGCCCACCTTCCCCCACCATCGCAACAAGAGGGCAGCCCCAGGCACAGCAGCCGAGTGCCCAGGCAAGCGCAGCCGGCCCTGA
- the CDK10 gene encoding cyclin-dependent kinase 10 isoform X2, producing MAEQEPDPLRLKRLHGGFFAVPAAHRLGRCRSVKEFEKLNRIGEGTYGIVYRARDTQTDEIVALKKVRMDKEKDGIPISSLREITLLLRLQHPNIVELKEVVVGSHLESIFLVMGYCEQDLASLLENMQAPFSEAQVKCIVLQVLHGLQYLHNNFIIHRDLKVSNLLMTDKGCVKTADFGLARAYRVPLKPMTPKVVTLWAVGCILAELLAHKPLLPGSSEIQQVDLIVQLLGTPNETIWPGFSKLPLVSQYSLRKQPYNNLKHKFAWLSEAGLRLLNLLFMYDPKKRATAGDCLESSYFKEKPWPCEPELMPTFPHHRNKRAAPGTAAECPGKRSRP from the exons ATGGCGGAGCAAGAGCCGGACCCCCTGCGCCTGAAGCGGCTGCACGGCGGCTTCTTCGCGGTGCCCGCCGCGCACCGG CTGGGAAGGTGCCGGAGCGTCAAGGAGTTCGAGAAGCTCAACCGGATCGGAGAAGGGACCTACGGCATCGTGT ATCGTGCCCGAGACACGCAGACGGATGAGATTGTGGCTCTGAAGAAGGTGCGGATGGACAAAGAGAAAGACG GAATTCCCATCAGCAGCCTGCGAGAAATCACCCTGCTGCTGAGGCTTCAGCACCCCAACATCGTGGAgctgaaggaggtggtggtgggcaGCCACCTGGAGAG CATCTTCTTGGTGATGGGTTACTGTGAGCAGGACCTGGCCAGCCTCCTGGAGAACATGCAGGCTCCCTTCTCTGAAGCTCAG GTGAAGTGCATCGTTCTCCAGGTTCTCCATGGTCTTCAGTACCTGCACAACAACTTCATCATTCACAG GGACCTCAAGGTGTCCAATCTGCTCATGACCGACAAAGGTTGTGTGAAGACAG CGGATTTTGGGCTGGCTCGGGCCTACAGGGTTCCCCTGAAGCCCATGACCCCGAAAGTGGTGACGCTGTG GGCAGTGGGCTGCATCTTGGCGGAATTGCTGGCCCATAAGCCTCTGCTGCCTGGGAGCTCTGAGATACAGCAGGTAGACTTGATCGTGCAGTTGCTGGGCACCCCTAATGAGACCATCTGGCCC GGCTTCTCCAAGCTGCCCCTCGTGAGCCAGTATTCTCTCCGtaagcagccctacaacaacctGAAGCACAAGTTTGCGTGGCTGTCCGAGGCTGGGCTTCGCCTCCTCAACTTGCTCTTCATGTACGATCCAAAGAAAAG AGCAACGGCCGGGGACTGCTTGGAAAGCTCTTACTTCAAGGAGAAGCCATGGC cctgTGAGCCAGAGCTCATGCCCACCTTCCCCCACCATCGCAACAAGAGGGCAGCCCCAGGCACAGCAGCCGAGTGCCCAGGCAAGCGCAGCCGGCCCTGA
- the SPATA2L gene encoding spermatogenesis-associated protein 2-like protein isoform X2, protein MNPSAGLQDEYRRCLERDFRRGHVGACSDASLKELLWHRLLEDPGLHCSLDGEETFATLATALRGHLDLKGALRDLGRAFEVLELAAVNLYFFPWRKEFSTVKTFSGVYVHVLQGVLPEGDLARSFRRLGYVQQDHLHLVNSRLPPGPNLLCAACCFFAARVECEILAKIVEELEPRAVLPDELLKARREAQGSLERCVAKLQSLTRWPRSRETRPELAEGLDLYQGSPERQGPYREPPGSRLFSQEPTPFSECSSPRLLRREQPPWSPEALVETRSEPSWSREPSCGNGLLASEGLDLATSFSLISLRRELSRTSEVGFPAQPGGSLSASSTPFESSAPPSSPASPPCRQPWSPHLNPASLCRTPPLGRGPAPEPAHYQMHSCLPPGALPCSCCNTCKLLHGSSCDGAQICRNHHRVEELQSEKQQRLWLQRTEVDRLLHEASGAWQ, encoded by the exons ATGAACCCCAGTGCTGGGCTGCAGGACGAGTACCGCCGGTGCTTGGAGAGGGACTTCCGCAGGGGCCACGTCGGGGCCTGCAGCGACGCTTCCCTGAAGGAGTTGCTGTGGCACCGCCTGCTGGAGGACCCGGGGCTTCACTGTagcctggatggggaggagaCCTTTGCCACGCTGGCCACTGCCCTGCGGGGACACCTGGATCTGAAAGGGGCCCTCCGGGATCTCGGCAGGGCCTTTGAAGTGCTGGAGCTGGCCGCTGTCAATCTGTACTTTTTCCCTTGGCGCAAGGAATTTAGCACCGTCAAG ACCTTCTCGGGGGTCTACGTTCACGTCCTTCAGGGGGTCCTGCCAGAAGGAGACCTTGCCCGGAGCTTCCGCCGACTGGGCTATGTACAGCAAGACCATCTCCACCTGGTGAATTCCCGGCTGCCACCGGGCCCCAACCTGCTCTGTGCAGCCTGCTGCTTCTTTGCAGCCAGGGTGGAGTGCGAGATCTTGGCCAAGATTGTGGAGGAACTGGAGCCGCGAGCTGTGCTGCCCGACGAGCTACTAAAGGCCCGGAGGGAGGCCCAGGGCAGCTTGGAGAGGTGTGTTGCCAAACTGCAGAGCCTGACACGGTGGCCGCGCAGCCGTGAGACCCGCCCAGAGCTGGCCGAGGGGCTCGATCTCTACCAGGGGAGCCCGGAAAGGCAGGGCCCCTACAGAGAGCCTCCGGGAAGCCGGTTGTtctcccaggagcccaccccgtTCAGCGAGTGCAGCAGCCCCAGGCTGCTGAGGCGGGAGCAGCCCCCGTGGAGCCCTGAGGCCCTGGTGGAGACCAGGAGCGAGCCCTCCTGGAGCCGGGAGCCCTCCTGCGGCAATGGACTCCTGGCCTCGGAGGGGCTCGACCTCGCCACCTCCTTCTCGCTCATCTCCTTGAGGCGCGAGCTCAGCAGGACTTCCGAAGTGGGCTTTCCTGCTCAGCCGGGGGGCTCGCTCTCGGCCTCCAGCACCCCCTTTGAGAGTTCCGCCCCCCCGAGCAGCCCGGCCTCCCCTCCGTGCAGGCAGCCCTGGAGCCCCCACCTCAACCCTGCCAGCCTGTGCCGTACTCCGCCGCTGGGCAGGGGGCCGGCCCCTGAGCCGGCCCACTATCAGATGCATTCCTGCCTGCCCCCAGGGGCCCTGCCTTGCTCCTGCTGCAACACCTGCAAGTTGCTGCATGGCAGCAGCTGCGATGGGGCTCAGATCTGCCGGAACCACCACCGCGTGGAGGAGCTGCAGAGCGAGAAGCAGCAGCGCCTGTGGCTGCAGCGAACAGAGGTGGACAGGCTGCTGCACGAGGCCAGCGGGGCCTGGCAGTAG
- the SPATA2L gene encoding spermatogenesis-associated protein 2-like protein isoform X1, with product MRWLSFRVQGPTSRLFPSFRMNPSAGLQDEYRRCLERDFRRGHVGACSDASLKELLWHRLLEDPGLHCSLDGEETFATLATALRGHLDLKGALRDLGRAFEVLELAAVNLYFFPWRKEFSTVKTFSGVYVHVLQGVLPEGDLARSFRRLGYVQQDHLHLVNSRLPPGPNLLCAACCFFAARVECEILAKIVEELEPRAVLPDELLKARREAQGSLERCVAKLQSLTRWPRSRETRPELAEGLDLYQGSPERQGPYREPPGSRLFSQEPTPFSECSSPRLLRREQPPWSPEALVETRSEPSWSREPSCGNGLLASEGLDLATSFSLISLRRELSRTSEVGFPAQPGGSLSASSTPFESSAPPSSPASPPCRQPWSPHLNPASLCRTPPLGRGPAPEPAHYQMHSCLPPGALPCSCCNTCKLLHGSSCDGAQICRNHHRVEELQSEKQQRLWLQRTEVDRLLHEASGAWQ from the exons ATGCGCTGGCTGAGCTTCCGTGTGCAGGGGCCCACCAGCCGCCTCTTTCCCAGCTTCAGGATGAACCCCAGTGCTGGGCTGCAGGACGAGTACCGCCGGTGCTTGGAGAGGGACTTCCGCAGGGGCCACGTCGGGGCCTGCAGCGACGCTTCCCTGAAGGAGTTGCTGTGGCACCGCCTGCTGGAGGACCCGGGGCTTCACTGTagcctggatggggaggagaCCTTTGCCACGCTGGCCACTGCCCTGCGGGGACACCTGGATCTGAAAGGGGCCCTCCGGGATCTCGGCAGGGCCTTTGAAGTGCTGGAGCTGGCCGCTGTCAATCTGTACTTTTTCCCTTGGCGCAAGGAATTTAGCACCGTCAAG ACCTTCTCGGGGGTCTACGTTCACGTCCTTCAGGGGGTCCTGCCAGAAGGAGACCTTGCCCGGAGCTTCCGCCGACTGGGCTATGTACAGCAAGACCATCTCCACCTGGTGAATTCCCGGCTGCCACCGGGCCCCAACCTGCTCTGTGCAGCCTGCTGCTTCTTTGCAGCCAGGGTGGAGTGCGAGATCTTGGCCAAGATTGTGGAGGAACTGGAGCCGCGAGCTGTGCTGCCCGACGAGCTACTAAAGGCCCGGAGGGAGGCCCAGGGCAGCTTGGAGAGGTGTGTTGCCAAACTGCAGAGCCTGACACGGTGGCCGCGCAGCCGTGAGACCCGCCCAGAGCTGGCCGAGGGGCTCGATCTCTACCAGGGGAGCCCGGAAAGGCAGGGCCCCTACAGAGAGCCTCCGGGAAGCCGGTTGTtctcccaggagcccaccccgtTCAGCGAGTGCAGCAGCCCCAGGCTGCTGAGGCGGGAGCAGCCCCCGTGGAGCCCTGAGGCCCTGGTGGAGACCAGGAGCGAGCCCTCCTGGAGCCGGGAGCCCTCCTGCGGCAATGGACTCCTGGCCTCGGAGGGGCTCGACCTCGCCACCTCCTTCTCGCTCATCTCCTTGAGGCGCGAGCTCAGCAGGACTTCCGAAGTGGGCTTTCCTGCTCAGCCGGGGGGCTCGCTCTCGGCCTCCAGCACCCCCTTTGAGAGTTCCGCCCCCCCGAGCAGCCCGGCCTCCCCTCCGTGCAGGCAGCCCTGGAGCCCCCACCTCAACCCTGCCAGCCTGTGCCGTACTCCGCCGCTGGGCAGGGGGCCGGCCCCTGAGCCGGCCCACTATCAGATGCATTCCTGCCTGCCCCCAGGGGCCCTGCCTTGCTCCTGCTGCAACACCTGCAAGTTGCTGCATGGCAGCAGCTGCGATGGGGCTCAGATCTGCCGGAACCACCACCGCGTGGAGGAGCTGCAGAGCGAGAAGCAGCAGCGCCTGTGGCTGCAGCGAACAGAGGTGGACAGGCTGCTGCACGAGGCCAGCGGGGCCTGGCAGTAG
- the VPS9D1 gene encoding VPS9 domain-containing protein 1 isoform X2, whose product MAAAPAAAEPPVKPLQGAMKLARGALELDAGDRPREAYVEYLKSISYIAQVLLEEAAAVTGDENDVAPDTPKMLKVAEQCLERAKSSVSKIGKAEAKPVVEKAAGPAPVSRHRRVSSDEGRKLSPFLPPEMFQKLQITQVQSPRSRELSPLEEASLQNQKLRATYEARLARLNPSQAVQKTSLTLSLQRQMMENLVIAKAREEALQRKMEEHRLRLQEATNRRFSSNAVLTPEEQEQRAIYAAVLEYEQDHDWPRLWKAQLKEHPSDLSLVPKLLSQLLSFADHPICQLLKKLQCSVYGRVYPLVSQSSANVSRGWSLSSSLDAEAFPPSATEGRRLRLSQSLHSMFSVQEHNKLNLRHSISGTPFIEDQSLLLPPQEEHASPRLADRESSFEDLEQFLSASEARPAGPLQDPLAGKKASQQEALKAIVKDIHNSIDRLLSLVLLAFEGLNTAAAKDHCLAQLEEAFFGPLWGPLLAVYRIVYRAQEAALFRSMELHRKSSPTEMGIPSKLLPQGRLPKGEGPPPYWAAVQELLLLPLSSCPQRKLECIVRTLRVICECAEEYCGSRLQPASAAIGADDLLPILSFVVLKSNLPQLVSECAALEEFTHEGYLIGEEGYCLTSLQSALSYVQTLQGPALQSSRAPEGGTRDCPSCSSSPGVTPASLLPRDALQRGLKKGD is encoded by the exons ATGGCGGCCGCGCCCGCCGCCGCAGAGCCGCCGGTGAAGCCGCTGCAGGGCGCCATGAAGCTGGCCAGAGGCGCCCTAGAGTTGGACGCCGGCGACCGGCCGCGG GAAGCCTACGTGGAGTATCTAAAGAGCATCAGCTACATCGCCCAGGTCCTCCTGGAAGAGGCTGCAGCCGTGACTG GGGATGAAAACGATGTGGCGCCCGACACTCCCAAGATGCTCAAAGTAGCGGAGCAGTGCCTGGAAAGAGCCAAGAGCAGCGTTTCTAAAATAG GAAAAGCAGAGGCCAAGCCGGTGGTGGAGAAGGCGGCGGGCCCTGCGCCTGTTTCCCGGCACCGCAGAGTCTCCTCGGATGAAGGCAGGAAGCTGTCGCCTTTCCTGCCTCCCGAGATGTTCCAAAAGCTGCAGATCACTCAAGTGCAGAGTCCCAGGAG CAGGGAGCTCAGCCCCCTGGAGGAGGCGTCACTGCAAAACCAGAAGCTGAGAGCTACGTACGAGGCCCGGCTGGCCCGGCTGAACCCCAGCCAAGCGGTGCAGAAGACCTCTCTG ACTCTCTCTCTGCAACGTCAGATGATGGAGAATTTGGTGATCGCAAAAGCCCGGGAAGAGGCC CTCCAGAGGAAGATGGAGGAGCATCGGCTGCGGCTGCAGGAAGCCACCAACAG GAGGTTCTCCAGCAATGCAGTGCTGACCCCAGAAGAGCAGGAGCAGCGGGCCATCTACGCCGCTGTCCTGGAATATGAGCAGGACCAC GACTGGCCAAGGCTGTGGAAGGCCCAGCTGAAGGAGCATCCCAGCGATCTGTCCTTGGTGCCAAAGCTGCTCTCACAGCTGCTCAG CTTTGCAGATCATCCCATCTGCCAGCTGCTGAAGAAGCTGCAGTGCTCGGTCTACGGTCGTGTGTATCCTCTCGTCAGCCAAAGCAGCGCCAATGTCTCCCGCGGCTGGTCCCTCTCCTCCTCGCTGGACGCAGAGGCCTTCCCGCCTTCGGCCACCGAGGGACGGAGGTTGCGCTTGTCCCAGAGCCTGCACTCCATGTTTTCTGTCCAGGAACACAACAAGCTGAACCTCCGTCATAGCATCTCTGGCACCCCCTTCATTGAGGACCAGAGCCTGCTGCTTCCCCCACAGGAAGAACACGCGTCCCCCCGGTTGGCAGACCGGGAGAGCTCCTTTGAAGACCTGGAGCAATTCTTGTCAGCCTCTGAAGCCCGGCCAGCGGGGCCCCTGCAAGATCCCCTGGCTGGGAAGAAGGCCTCCCAACAAGAGGCCCTCAAGGCAATAGTGAAGGACATCCACAACTCCATCG ACCGACTGCTGTCCCTGGTGCTGCTGGCTTTTGAAGGCCTCAACACTGCGGCTGCCAAGGATCACTGCCTGGCGCAGCTGGAGGAAGCCTTCTTCGGCCCACTCTGGGGGCCCCTCTTGGCTGTGTACAG GATTGTCTACAGAGCCCAGGAAGCGGCTCTTTTCAGGAGCATGGAGCTGCATCGGAAGAGCTCTCCGACAGAAATGGGCATCCCCTCCAAGCTGCTTCCCCAGGGCAGGCTGCCCAAGGGAGAAGGGCCTCCCCCTTACTGGGCGGCCGTGCAGGAGCTGTTGCTCCTGCCTCTCAGCAGCTGCCCGCAGAGGAAGCTGGAGTGCATCG TGCGGACCTTGCGAGTCATCTGTGAATGTGCCGAGGAATACTGTGGGAGCCGGCTCCAGCCTGCATCTGCTGCTAT CGGGGCAGACGACCTCTTGCCCATCCTCTCCTTTGTGGTCCTCAAGAGCAACCTGCCCCAGCTGGTCTCGGAGTGTGCTGCTCTGGAAGAGTTCACCCACGAAGG GTACCTGATTGGGGAGGAAGGATACTGCCTGACCTCCCTGCAGAGCGCCCTCTCCTACGTGCAGACCCTGCAGGGGCCAGCCCTCCAGAGTAGCAGAGCCCCAGAGGGGGGGACGAGGGACTGCCCCTCCTGCAGCTCCTCACCCGGGGTCACTCCTGCCTCGCTGCTCCCCAGGGATGCTCTTCAAAGAGGGCTGAAGAAGGGAGACTGA
- the VPS9D1 gene encoding VPS9 domain-containing protein 1 isoform X1 produces the protein MTGTEASRGAGLSDASRLPFLGEEWLAFPGAGQSHQGGGHRVAKSCQADGEGDWHRSLLEVFLRWALHPLVIGQTRSRVPCLEGDENDVAPDTPKMLKVAEQCLERAKSSVSKIGKAEAKPVVEKAAGPAPVSRHRRVSSDEGRKLSPFLPPEMFQKLQITQVQSPRSRELSPLEEASLQNQKLRATYEARLARLNPSQAVQKTSLTLSLQRQMMENLVIAKAREEALQRKMEEHRLRLQEATNRRFSSNAVLTPEEQEQRAIYAAVLEYEQDHDWPRLWKAQLKEHPSDLSLVPKLLSQLLSFADHPICQLLKKLQCSVYGRVYPLVSQSSANVSRGWSLSSSLDAEAFPPSATEGRRLRLSQSLHSMFSVQEHNKLNLRHSISGTPFIEDQSLLLPPQEEHASPRLADRESSFEDLEQFLSASEARPAGPLQDPLAGKKASQQEALKAIVKDIHNSIDRLLSLVLLAFEGLNTAAAKDHCLAQLEEAFFGPLWGPLLAVYRIVYRAQEAALFRSMELHRKSSPTEMGIPSKLLPQGRLPKGEGPPPYWAAVQELLLLPLSSCPQRKLECIVRTLRVICECAEEYCGSRLQPASAAIGADDLLPILSFVVLKSNLPQLVSECAALEEFTHEGYLIGEEGYCLTSLQSALSYVQTLQGPALQSSRAPEGGTRDCPSCSSSPGVTPASLLPRDALQRGLKKGD, from the exons ATGACAGGGACCGAGGCGTCAAGAGGAGCAGGCCTTTCAGATGCGTCCCGCCTGCCCTTCTTGGGGGAGGAATGGTTGGCTTTTCCGGGAGCTGGGCAATCCCACCAGGGAGGGGGTCATCGAGTGGCTAAATCCTGCCAGGCCGATGGGGAAGGTGACTGGCACCGAAGTCTCTTGGAGGTCTTTTTGAGGTGGGCTTTGCATCCCCTTGTAATTGGACAGACACGATCACGCGTTCCTTGTCTTGAAGGGGATGAAAACGATGTGGCGCCCGACACTCCCAAGATGCTCAAAGTAGCGGAGCAGTGCCTGGAAAGAGCCAAGAGCAGCGTTTCTAAAATAG GAAAAGCAGAGGCCAAGCCGGTGGTGGAGAAGGCGGCGGGCCCTGCGCCTGTTTCCCGGCACCGCAGAGTCTCCTCGGATGAAGGCAGGAAGCTGTCGCCTTTCCTGCCTCCCGAGATGTTCCAAAAGCTGCAGATCACTCAAGTGCAGAGTCCCAGGAG CAGGGAGCTCAGCCCCCTGGAGGAGGCGTCACTGCAAAACCAGAAGCTGAGAGCTACGTACGAGGCCCGGCTGGCCCGGCTGAACCCCAGCCAAGCGGTGCAGAAGACCTCTCTG ACTCTCTCTCTGCAACGTCAGATGATGGAGAATTTGGTGATCGCAAAAGCCCGGGAAGAGGCC CTCCAGAGGAAGATGGAGGAGCATCGGCTGCGGCTGCAGGAAGCCACCAACAG GAGGTTCTCCAGCAATGCAGTGCTGACCCCAGAAGAGCAGGAGCAGCGGGCCATCTACGCCGCTGTCCTGGAATATGAGCAGGACCAC GACTGGCCAAGGCTGTGGAAGGCCCAGCTGAAGGAGCATCCCAGCGATCTGTCCTTGGTGCCAAAGCTGCTCTCACAGCTGCTCAG CTTTGCAGATCATCCCATCTGCCAGCTGCTGAAGAAGCTGCAGTGCTCGGTCTACGGTCGTGTGTATCCTCTCGTCAGCCAAAGCAGCGCCAATGTCTCCCGCGGCTGGTCCCTCTCCTCCTCGCTGGACGCAGAGGCCTTCCCGCCTTCGGCCACCGAGGGACGGAGGTTGCGCTTGTCCCAGAGCCTGCACTCCATGTTTTCTGTCCAGGAACACAACAAGCTGAACCTCCGTCATAGCATCTCTGGCACCCCCTTCATTGAGGACCAGAGCCTGCTGCTTCCCCCACAGGAAGAACACGCGTCCCCCCGGTTGGCAGACCGGGAGAGCTCCTTTGAAGACCTGGAGCAATTCTTGTCAGCCTCTGAAGCCCGGCCAGCGGGGCCCCTGCAAGATCCCCTGGCTGGGAAGAAGGCCTCCCAACAAGAGGCCCTCAAGGCAATAGTGAAGGACATCCACAACTCCATCG ACCGACTGCTGTCCCTGGTGCTGCTGGCTTTTGAAGGCCTCAACACTGCGGCTGCCAAGGATCACTGCCTGGCGCAGCTGGAGGAAGCCTTCTTCGGCCCACTCTGGGGGCCCCTCTTGGCTGTGTACAG GATTGTCTACAGAGCCCAGGAAGCGGCTCTTTTCAGGAGCATGGAGCTGCATCGGAAGAGCTCTCCGACAGAAATGGGCATCCCCTCCAAGCTGCTTCCCCAGGGCAGGCTGCCCAAGGGAGAAGGGCCTCCCCCTTACTGGGCGGCCGTGCAGGAGCTGTTGCTCCTGCCTCTCAGCAGCTGCCCGCAGAGGAAGCTGGAGTGCATCG TGCGGACCTTGCGAGTCATCTGTGAATGTGCCGAGGAATACTGTGGGAGCCGGCTCCAGCCTGCATCTGCTGCTAT CGGGGCAGACGACCTCTTGCCCATCCTCTCCTTTGTGGTCCTCAAGAGCAACCTGCCCCAGCTGGTCTCGGAGTGTGCTGCTCTGGAAGAGTTCACCCACGAAGG GTACCTGATTGGGGAGGAAGGATACTGCCTGACCTCCCTGCAGAGCGCCCTCTCCTACGTGCAGACCCTGCAGGGGCCAGCCCTCCAGAGTAGCAGAGCCCCAGAGGGGGGGACGAGGGACTGCCCCTCCTGCAGCTCCTCACCCGGGGTCACTCCTGCCTCGCTGCTCCCCAGGGATGCTCTTCAAAGAGGGCTGAAGAAGGGAGACTGA